Genomic window (bacterium):
AGCTCATGGATCAACACGCGATCCTGCTCGTCCTGAGGTAACCGACTGAACTCCGGCTCAATGATCTCCAGCACGTATGCCGGACCGGTGTGCAGCACCTGCTGCCACAGCGTCGGCAGCCCCCAAATCCTCGCCCACGCTTCCGACGTCGAGCCATACCCTCGAACGCAAAAGATCCGGGTGGGGTCGACGTGGCTAAACCCCAGCACCCGTGCAATCCGCTCCACGCGGGTATGGGTCTTGCGACAGAGCTCCCAGCGCATCGACTCAGCGAGCCCGTGCTTCGCGAGGGGTCGCGCGCGCGAGCTTGAGGAGGAGCAGCGCCTGCCCGCGATGATACCCCAAGTGATCGAGGTAGTGAAGCAGTGCCCACAGCTTGGTCGGCCGCCTTGGCGGCTTTCCCCAGGTGACCTCCGGGGTAGTCTCCGCGTGCAGGTCCTGCATCGTCACCGCGCCGATCGCCTGGCGCGTGATCCGCCTCGCTTCCGCCACGGCCCGCAGCACATCTTCGCGACGCGGCCGATCGTGGGTAAACTCCGCATCGCGCACACGATGACTCGGGACCCCACCGATCGCCTCACCAATCCACCAGCGCTCGCTTCCCGCGAGATGCCGGAGAAGGATCGCGACGGAATTGAACTCCGGACCGGGGGTCCAATAGAACGCCTCGTCGTCCGCCCCTTCCACCGCCTTGAGCAGCCCGTCCCAGGTCTCCTCTAGATGCGCCAGCATTCCCCGCAGACCGTCTTCCATCGAGCTCTGCCTCCTTGCTCGAACAGCGAATGCGAATTCGCCTTCCGCTGTCCTCACACGAATTCTGCCCGGTGAGCACGCGGCCCTCCCTGACCATTCGCCGGGTGGCAATGCCCCTCCCTGCCGCCGCCGGAGATGCCGGGCGCGGTGGCGCAGGGAGCCTGCGAGATCACGGTCGGCGGGGCAAAAGTCGATCGCAGCCGGAACGGACCCTACTCTTCGGCAACTTCATCAGGGGCGGCGATCGGCGCGATCGCCGTGACGCGGTCGCCCTCGTCAAGCCGCTGGAGCCGAACTCCTTGCGCCTCACGCCCTTGCTCGGAGATCTCCTTGACGAGCAACCGGCTCACGATTCCCTGCGCGGTGATGACCAAGACTTCGTCTTCATCGTCCACCGCGCGGATCGCGGCCACCTTGCCGGTCCGGGGCGTCAAACGAATATTACGCACCCCCGATCCCCCGCGACGCTGGAGGCGGTATTGCCCGAGCGGAGTGCGCTTCCCCATTCCGAGTTCGGTCGCGACGAGGAGATCGGTGCCCTCGCCGCTCTTCGCCATCCCCACCACCAC
Coding sequences:
- a CDS encoding DinB family protein translates to MEDGLRGMLAHLEETWDGLLKAVEGADDEAFYWTPGPEFNSVAILLRHLAGSERWWIGEAIGGVPSHRVRDAEFTHDRPRREDVLRAVAEARRITRQAIGAVTMQDLHAETTPEVTWGKPPRRPTKLWALLHYLDHLGYHRGQALLLLKLARATPREARAR
- a CDS encoding putative metallopeptidase, with product MRWELCRKTHTRVERIARVLGFSHVDPTRIFCVRGYGSTSEAWARIWGLPTLWQQVLHTGPAYVLEIIEPEFSRLPQDEQDRVLIHELLHIPRTFSGAIRPHRTPTFRITRRTVEQFYRRFLEHRRGGVRRATLVGDGRALAGRDVPTVAPPRPSAAAHTRRLRRRPRRASHR